In Silene latifolia isolate original U9 population chromosome 6, ASM4854445v1, whole genome shotgun sequence, the genomic window ACTTGGCAAATCAGGCTACAATGTATTGTAGACgtccattggagatgctctaaggGCTTTCATCTGTTAAACAAATGGTTCACTCTTGCGTATGAAAAAACCAAACTTGAGAGGGTAAACCCATTAAATTATTTCCTGTActccgaaggagattgccccaacTCGTCGATATGGATACACCacgtcaacaccaaaaaaaaaaaatataattccgTACTAGAGTTTGAttagacttttttttttcttttttggcaaatttaacaaaaataacccaacATTTGTCAAGTATTCTgaaaataacccaaccttttGATTTTAACACGAATAATCCAACATTTGCTTTTATGTTACAAAAATATCCCAACATCTTTCttatatatatatttcctaaatgaTCATTTACTCatatattaattaattcattaactTATTGACCATATATTAAGTAATtatataaaattatgaaaaaaaaattaaaaaatggaaaaaaagttgaaaaatattTCTAGTACTGTTCAAAATCCTAAAAGACGTAAAttatatatttttaaaaatttttgGATTCCTCAAAATTGTgggtttattaaaaaaaattatatttctcATACTATTTCTACTGATTTAAAATCTATcttatttcttttcaaaaaatATATATTTGTCTTATTAATGAATTTTTCATTGTTTAATTAAGAAATTTATTTTTTCCAGTTTTTtggttataatttttttttatttataatcacaaaatagaCTTTAAATATTTATGAAACTATTTTACAAATATCCTTTCTCAATATTTGGTAAAAAATTGTGTAGGTGaggttttgggatatttttgtgacaaaaatgcaaaagttgGATTATTAATGTTCAAGTTAAAAAGTTGGATTATTTTTAGAAACTTATCAAGattgggttatttttgttaaattggGGACTTCGGGTTAACCGGTGCAGGATAGTATTGCGCAAACAAAAAAACCTAGAATTCCTTTCAAGTTTCGCCCTATCTGAAGAACAAAAACCTATTTCACGGCGTCCATCATCAATCaattgaagaaaaaaaatgagtTGCAGCAACATAAAGATGCCGAAGATATTTTTAATTCAATACATACCTCCTGAAGTATTGTCTCTAATTCTCGCAAAATTACCGGCCAAAACCGTATTGAGATTCAGATGTGTATGCAAATCTTGGAGTTCCATTATCGAGCACCCTCATTTTGTTTACTTGAATTTTAAACTTTGCAACAATAACAAATCGTCGAGTAAGTTATTATCCCTCCAGAGATTAGGATCCACACGAGACGGAGGATGCTCGTTAACACTTCGTAAGGCTGACAATCTTCAAAATATCGATTTGATTTTTAAGAGTTCTGAAAAGTACGATCTTAATGGAATATGTCATTCTTTGCTTTTGATAAGCCGCTATTGAAACTGCATGTATAAAGGGATGAGTTTATATAATCCAAGTATTAGAAAATCGTTGCTAATTCCTCCTTGTCCCCTTCTTCCGTCTGACGGGTACTCGCCTAAATTTGTACTTGGATTTGCGCTTCATAGTCAGGATTATAAAATCATCGCAATCGCATTTAAATGCATTTTTGGTGTAGCGGTTGGAGAGTTGTGTGTTGCAGTTTACACACTTAGCGATCAACAATGGGCTGTCAGGGATAATGTCCTTAATATCGACTATTCGTCTTATAAGCATTTGTTTGGGCCCTATTACTTCTGTGAGGGTGCAGCTCACTGGCTTGGAAATGCTCCATTTGGGGATTCGAGTAATCAATTTGATGATCCGACTCATCTTGTTACCCTTGATTTTGATTCTGAAAATTTCACATTTTTGGAACTGCCGGCTGAGTTGGATGATGATTTGAATACTTCAGGGTCTCTATTTCTTCTTGGGGACTCACTAGCGTTTTTCTGTATTTATCCTATACGTTTGCAAATATGGGTTTTGAAACAAGAGAGTGGAAAGAGGGAGTGGAGCCTATGGTTTTCAGGTCGTTCGAGCAGTGCTGGTTTTGATTTGTTCGACTGTGTGGGATTTACAACACAAAGGGTTTTATATTGTGAGGGTGATGGTGGCTATCTCGTTTATGGGACAAAGTCCTATAATATTGCTACTTGCCAAGTACGAGATATTGGAGAATTTATGAGCCATGATGTAGATGTGGCAGCGTATTTTGAGAGCGTGGCGTTGTGCAATAAAAACGGTACCAATCAAAGTAATTGCGAACTAACTGTTATGGATGCCGAAGTTGGGGAGACCCTTATTAGCTCTTCTGCTGCCTCTGACATACTTTTACTTAACTGATGCGTGATACTTTATCAGCACACAACACTATCGCACATAGGTTCTCCGTCTTTACAGTTAGGCTACGGCTTCTTCGGTGTTGTTGCTGTTGATGTCCACTTTCTAACGTCAAAGTATCCAACCTGCCTCTTCTTGTGACTGTCTTTATTGTTTCAGATTCTTGACCTCCGAAACCTTCGTCAAGAATTGGCtgtaatttatttacttttttttttaatcttaaaACAATAAGTATTAGAAGTTACagagttttttttattgttatttgtttagTTAGAAATTGTGGGTGTGATTTGCAAGATAATTACTTTCATCTTCGTAATGATCTTCGTACTTGAAGTAATTGATTACTTTGCAAAGCTCCTTAATGATCTCCCTCTTGATGTGAGTAAATTTCTCTGTACGCAGAGTTGCGTGAGTTATCTCGGTCTTTTGAAATTTGATTGTTTTTTTGAATGAATGACTACATTGGGAATTTTGATGTTCTTTACAACAACAGGACCTCAGTGCGACAGTGCCTCAAAGGCTCCGCGAATTGTGACCTAAGGGGCTGCCTCTTCTTATGACTTTCTTGGTTTGTTTAAATTTTACTGGTTTCATGCCTTTGTCATACTGTACAAAGTTATGAACATTAGTTAATAGTAGTAATAAAGATGGGTTTCCTCTTGTTACAACGACAGGATCGTGGTGCGGTAGGATGTTTCAGGCTCGACATCTACCTTTAGTGAATTGTTTGTCATGTCTAGAGTGACAAAGAGAGAAATCATCATATTCATAATACCGCGTTTTGATGGTTAAATTTTCAATCTACCCGAATCTCAGAACTTCACTAACTTAAGGACAggaagaaattaaataaaaatccaaatccAACAAATCGACAGCACAGCGAGAGGAAAAGAAACAGATAACTAGCGCTTCGCCTTGCACTTCTCATTGCACATCTGTACAACCTCAGCAATCTCGCGTGAAGAACAGAAGCCAAATATTTTGAGTCAAATCACTTGCGGTTTCTAAAAAAGTTGTGCGAATATATAAAACGTCCCTACAAAAAAAATTTGTGCTAAGTTTTGGTGTAATTATGTAAACCGTCTAACAAAAGAAATTTATTATTACTCCGTATAATGTAAGAATTTGTATTACTCATGGGACAAGGAAAAGAAAATCCAAGTGGAGCTAGGACGCTAGCGAGGTCTAACTTAACTTTTGGAGTATTAAAtcaaaatttgtgtttattaatcttgatgattgattacaacaacaacaacatcagagccttaatcccaaaatgatttggggtcggctgacatgaattatcctttcgaaccgtccatgggtgaacgcacgcctcaaaatgcgaataaaaaagggaagatgaaaaacaaaaagggagaacgaaaatgtaatggaaagtcaaggtgaacttaggggttttaaaatcggattccgtctttcttttataaaaacttaaaatttaaacgagagaaaagattaaaacgatttttaaaaatcgaaatagagttaaggatccggaatgaaccagctaaaatctataagaaagtggttgttgaaaaagtgtgaagtaaaggagagaaaaataaataaattaatttctttaaattaaataaataaaaaacactaaatctgtcaaaaaacatcaaatactaaaaatccacatgtatcctttccctccattgtgccctctccgtcaccatactctcctcaagccccagaactctcatatcgtgctctatcactctcaaccatgtctgtctcggtcttcctctgcctctagggaccttttctgtttcTCCAAGTCTCCACCTCCTAatctggtgcgtccataggtctccttctcacatggccaaaccatcttagtcggtt contains:
- the LOC141587850 gene encoding uncharacterized protein LOC141587850 gives rise to the protein MSLYNPSIRKSLLIPPCPLLPSDGYSPKFVLGFALHSQDYKIIAIAFKCIFGVAVGELCVAVYTLSDQQWAVRDNVLNIDYSSYKHLFGPYYFCEGAAHWLGNAPFGDSSNQFDDPTHLVTLDFDSENFTFLELPAELDDDLNTSGSLFLLGDSLAFFCIYPIRLQIWVLKQESGKREWSLWFSGRSSSAGFDLFDCVGFTTQRVLYCEGDGGYLVYGTKSYNIATCQVRDIGEFMSHDVDVAAYFESVALCNKNGTNQSNCELTVMDAEVGETLISSSAASDILLLN